The Naumovozyma dairenensis CBS 421 chromosome 1, complete genome genome includes a region encoding these proteins:
- the PIR1 gene encoding beta-1,3-glucan linked protein (similar to Saccharomyces cerevisiae YJL160C and PIR1 (YKL164C); ancestral locus Anc_1.187), with translation MQYKKTLTTAALTATAFAAYLPHEPWSTLTPSATYKGGLTDYASTFGIAVQPIATASVAKRDAVSQIGDGQIQATTKTTSKATTKTKAAAVSQINDGQIQATTKTKAAAVSQIGDGQIQATTKTQAAAVSQIGDGQIQATTKTQAAAVSQIGDGQIQATTKTLAPTKTKAAAVSQIGDGQIQATTKTQAAAVSQIGDGQIQATTKTQAAAVSQIGDGQIQATTKTTKAAASQIADGQVQATSSSIAHNSTSIPNEIKDASDPVTGETCKTSGTLQMNLKSGILTDGKGRIGSIVANRQFQFDGPPPQAGAIYAAGWSLTPEGNLAIGDNDIFYQCLSGNFYNLYDEHIGSQCTAVHLQAIDLVSC, from the coding sequence aTGCAATACAAAAAGACTCTAACAACCGCTGCTTTAACTGCCACTGCCTTTGCAGCTTACCTTCCACACGAACCATGGTCTACTCTAACTCCATCTGCTACTTACAAAGGTGGTTTGACTGATTACGCTTCTACTTTCGGTATTGCCGTTCAACCAATTGCCACTGCTTCCGTTGCTAAAAGAGATGCTGTTTCTCAAATCGGTGATGGCCAAATCCAAGCCACCACTAAGACCACATCTAAAGCTACTACCAAGACTAAAGCTGCTGCTGTTTCTCAGATAAATGATGGTCAAATCCAAGCCACCACTAAAACTAAAGCTGCTGCCGTTTCTCAAATCGGTGACGGTCAAATTCAAGCCACCACCAAGACACAAGCTGCCGCTGTCTCTCAAATTGGTGATGGTCAAATCCAAGCTACTACTAAGACTCAAGCTGCTGCTGTCTCTCAAATTGGTGATGGTCAAATCCAAGCTACTACTAAGACTTTAGCTCCAACCAAAACTAAAGCTGCTGCCGTTTCTCAAATCGGTGACGGTCAAATTCAAGCCACCACTAAGACTCAAGCTGCCGCTGTCTCTCAAATTGGTGACGGTCAAATTCAAGCCACTACCAAGACTCAAGCTGCCGCTGTCTCTCAAATTGGTGATGGTCAAATTCAAGCTACTACTAAAACGACCAAAGCAGCTGCTTCTCAAATAGCCGATGGTCAAGTTCAAGCTACTTCCTCTTCCATTGCTCACAACTCCACTTCTATCCCAAATGAAATCAAGGACGCTAGCGACCCAGTTACTGGGGAAACCTGTAAAACTTCTGGTACTTTACAAATGAACTTGAAAAGTGGTATCCTAACTGACGGTAAGGGTAGAATCGGTTCCATTGTTGCCAACAGACAATTTCAATTCGACGGTCCACCACCACAAGCTGGTGCCATCTATGCTGCTGGTTGGTCATTAACTCCAGAAGGTAACTTAGCCATTGGTGACAACGATATCTTCTACCAATGTTTGTCTGGTAACTTCTACAACTTATACGATGAACACATTGGTTCTCAATGTACTGCTGTCCATTTACAAGCTATTGACTTGGTAAGCTGTTAA
- the NDAI0A01000 gene encoding uncharacterized protein (similar to Saccharomyces cerevisiae HSP150 (YJL159W) and PIR3 (YKL163W); ancestral locus Anc_1.188) → MQYKKTLATAALSTAVMAAYVPKDPWSTLTPSATYKNGLTDYASTFGIAVQPIATASVAKRDAVSQIADGQVQATTKAAVSQIGDGQIQAATKTTKAAVSQINDGQIQAATKAAVSQIGDGQIQAATKTTKAAVSQINDGQIQAATKAAVSQIGDGQIQAATKTTKAAVSQIGDGQVQAATKTTKAAVSQIGDGQVQATTKGAASQISDGQVQATQTAGAKQDGDGQVQNKDASDPVGDVSCKASGTLEMNLKGGILTDGKGRIGSIVANRQFQFDGPPPQAGAIYAAGWSLTPEGNLAIGDNDIFYQCLSGDFYNLYDEHIGSQCHPVQLQAIDLIDC, encoded by the coding sequence ATGCAATACAAGAAAACTTTAGCTACAGCTGCCCTATCGACTGCTGTAATGGCCGCCTATGTACCAAAAGATCCATGGTCTACTTTAACTCCATCTGCTACTTACAAAAATGGTTTAACTGATTACGCTTCTACTTTCGGTATTGCCGTTCAACCAATTGCCACTGCTTCCGTTGCTAAGAGAGATGCTGTTTCTCAAATAGCAGATGGTCAAGTTCAGGCTACCACCAAAGCTGCCGTTTCACAAATCGGTGATGGTCAAATCCAAGCTGCCACCAAGACTACAAAGGCTGCCGTTTCTCAAATAAACGATGGTCAAATCCAAGCCGCTACTAAGGCCGCTGTCTCACAAATTGGTGATGGTCAAATCCAAGCCGCTACGAAGACTACCAAGGCTGCCGTTTCTCAAATAAACGATGGTCAAATCCAAGCCGCTACTAAGGCCGCCGTTTCTCAAATTGGTGATGGTCAAATCCAAGCCGCTACGAAGACTACAAAGGCTGCTGTTTCTCAAATTGGTGATGGTCAAGTCCAAGCCGCTACCAAGACTACAAAAGCTGCTGTCTCTCAAATTGGTGATGGTCAAGTTCAAGCTACCACTAAAGGTGCTGCTTCTCAAATTTCAGATGGTCAAGTTCAAGCTACACAAACAGCTGGTGCTAAACAAGATGGTGATGGTCAAGTCCAAAACAAAGACGCTTCTGATCCAGTCGGTGACGTATCTTGTAAGGCATCTGGTACTTTagaaatgaatttgaaaggAGGTATCTTAACTGACGGTAAGGGTAGAATCGGTTCCATTGTTGCCAACAGACAATTTCAATTCGATGGTCCACCACCACAAGCTGGTGCCATCTATGCTGCTGGTTGGTCATTAACTCCAGAAGGTAACTTAGCCATTGGTGATAACGATATCTTCTACCAATGTTTGTCTGGTGACTTTTACAACTTATATGATGAACACATTGGTTCTCAATGTCATCCAGTCCAATTACAAGCtattgatttaattgattgtTAA
- the NDAI0A01010 gene encoding vacuolar protein sorting-associated protein 35 (similar to Saccharomyces cerevisiae VPS35 (YJL154C); ancestral locus Anc_1.193), producing the protein MSYSSSLEKAISSIKKQTYLIQRSLNKRDLMSALKYASLMLAELRNPKLPPKQYYEIYTLIFDSLSNLSLYLIDNHPNHHHLADLYELVQYAGNVLPRLYLMITVGASYLQCPNPPRDEILKDMMEMCRAIQNPIRGLFIRYYLSQTTKQILIQKLKDDSDNDSNLEVSMNFNCQYIITNFIEMNKLWVRLQHQGPLRERKQRTKERKELQILVGSQLVALSEIIDDNFTIYKEKVLPVILEQITQCRDVIAQEYLFEILFQVFPDEFHLETLPLLLDAMLHLNPELSHDKLLWSLVERLNVFIVRQNEGLNAVDGMKEDNLFKIFWQFVSKLNEERPDLSLQQTIGLVKSLLNLSLKWYPESVENLDHSYELVLQKYQDLGDDPVPIDSECFLSDLILLKNIDIHEKDRTNTFLKLVSQSDSYRKLLSLQRLPLQQDIINELLDAFTMGFFGTNSEANASKEIINSKVQLEHILSMCEPIIKSRISLLTPKEGNNNITEDEAQDDDEQDETFIILDANQEKLAKFTHVIINSLNNSEILYTVEKQMECLLILKSWYYKGGSNIKYTYPSIITNFWKLIRKSNKLKSRLPKKKSYYDDVIKKLFKHISRCTNDLFNLCGNSYTDAIYKFNLQSASLADQLSLNEISYDFFSQAFTVFEESLSDSKTQFQSLVYMAQTLQKTRSLYKESYYDSLIVRCTLHGSKLLKKQDQCRAVYLCSHLWWATEISILGEEEGVTRNFHRDGKRVLECIQRSLRSADSIMDNVQSCELMIEIFNRCLYYFIHGDESENFLTIKYINGLIELIKTNLKNLRLEGDDEDLMIDTAVQQLSRTNISNSQFVQDIDDTLNPIFMGEDGSYIELSKLKGTPANVSSKISSAKMSNLIRIPIRHYNGTREYVMNQSEIDDRFKVINI; encoded by the coding sequence ATGTCATATTCTTCCTCTCTTGAGAAAGCTATCTCGAGTATAAAGAAGCAGACTTACCTAATACAACGATCTCTCAATAAGAGAGATTTAATGTCTGCTCTAAAATACGCATCACTCATGCTTGCAGAACTAAGGAATCCAAAATTGCCTCCTAAACAATATTACGAAATTTATACCCTTATTTTCGATTCTTTGTCAAACTTATCATTATACCTTATAGATAATCATCCTaaccatcatcatttagCTGACCTTTATGAATTGGTACAATATGCTGGAAATGTCTTACCAAGACTTTATCTAATGATTACTGTGGGGGCCAGTTATTTACAATGTCCAAACCCTCCAAGGgatgaaatattaaaagatatGATGGAAATGTGTAGAGCAATTCAAAATCCAATCAGAGGTTTGTTTATAAGGTATTACTTATCCCAAACAACGAAACAAATACTTAtccaaaaattgaaagatgatagcgataatgattcaaatttagaagtttcaatgaattttaattgtcaatatattataacaaatttcattgaaatgaataaattatgGGTAAGATTGCAACATCAAGGTCCATTAAGAGAACGGAAACAGAGAACAAAGGAAAGAAAGGAATTACAAATCCTTGTAGGTTCACAATTAGTGGCATTATCTGAgattattgatgataatttcactatatataaagagaaGGTTTTACCTGTCATATTGGAACAAATTACTCAATGTAGAGATGTTATAGCCCAAGAATATTTGTTTGAGATTCTATTCCAAGTGTTTCCTGATGAATTCCATTTGGAAACTTTACCTTTATTGTTAGACGCCATGTTACATCTAAATCCTGAACTATCGCATGATAAATTGTTATGGAGCCTTGTTGAAAGATTGAATGTTTTCATAGTGAGACAAAATGAAGGTCTTAATGCTGTCGATGGCATGAAGGAagataatttattcaaaatattttggcAGTTTGTTTCCaaattaaatgaagaaaGACCAGATTTAAGTTTACAACAAACAATCGGTCTGGTAAAAAGTCTATTAAATCTATCACTTAAATGGTATCCAGAGTCTGTAGAGAATTTGGATCATTCTTATGAATTAGTTCTAcaaaaatatcaagatTTAGGTGACGATCCTGTACCGATAGATTCAGAATGTTTTCTATCAGATTTAATCCttctgaaaaatattgatatcCATGAAAAAGATCGAACCAATACCTTCCTTAAATTGGTCTCTCAGAGTGATTCTTatagaaaattattatctttacaAAGGCTGCCATTACAACAGgatataataaatgaattattagacGCCTTTACAATGGGATTTTTTGGTACTAATTCGGAAGCAAATGCTTCGAAAGAAATCATAAATTCAAAAGTTCAACTAGAACATATTTTATCAATGTGTGAACCTATTATCAAGTCCagaatttctttattgacgccaaaagaaggaaataataatataacagaagatgaagcacaagatgatgatgaacaGGACGAAACATTTATCATTTTGGATGCCAACCAAGAGAAATTAGCCAAATTCACTCATGTCATTATAAATTCCCTTAATAATTCGGAAATTTTATATACAGTAGAGAAACAAATGGAATGCCTGTTGATACTGAAGAGTTGGTATTATAAAGGTGGCTCAAACATCAAATATACCTACccatcaataataacaaatttCTGGAAACTAATTAGAAAGTcgaataaattgaaatcacGTCTCCctaaaaagaaatcataTTATGATGACGTGATTAAAAAACTATTCAAACATATATCAAGATGTACgaatgatttatttaatttatgTGGTAATTCATACACTGATGCAATCTATAAGTTCAATTTACAATCTGCATCATTAGCTGATCAACTTTCATTAAATGAGATATCATACGATTTCTTTTCTCAAGCATTCACTGTGTTTGAGGAATCGTTAAGTGATTCTAAGACACAATTCCAATCGTTGGTATACATGGCACAAACTTTACAAAAGACAAGatcattatataaagaatCTTATTATGATTCATTGATTGTTAGATGTACTTTACATGGatccaaattattaaagaaacaagaCCAATGTAGAGCAGTTTATTTATGTTCACATCTATGGTGGGCTACTGAGATTTCAATATTAGGTGAAGAGGAAGGTGTTACTCGTAATTTCCATAGGGATGGTAAACGTGTTCTTGAATGTATACAACGTTCATTAAGGTCTGCCGATAGTATTATGGATAATGTTCAAAGTTGTGAATTGAtgattgaaatttttaatagatgcctttattatttcataCATGGTGATGAATCAGAAAATTTCTTgacaataaaatatatcaatggtttaattgaattgatcaaaactaatttgaaaaatttaagatTAGAAGGTGATGACGAAGATTTGATGATTGATACGGCGGTGCAACAATTGTCTAGAACGAACATCAGTAACTCTCAATTTGTTcaagatattgatgatactCTTAATCCGATTTTTATGGGAGAGGATGGTTCCTATATTGAATTAAGTAAGTTAAAGGGAACTCCAGCAAACGTATCTTCGAAAATAAGTTCTGCAAAGATGAGTAATTTGATCAGAATTCCGATACGCCATTATAATGGAACTAGAGAGTACGTCATGAATCAAAGTGAAATTGATGATCGATTCAAAGtaattaatatatag
- the CCP1 gene encoding cytochrome-c peroxidase (similar to Saccharomyces cerevisiae CCP1 (YKR066C); ancestral locus Anc_1.194), whose translation MSTTAASFAAKRFVPKIIPRTFNKKSFYFITAATAAAGTAALTASLYDSNKRRRNNYQKNNNNNNNGFSSGAKFMAAAAPIIHLASAPKDKTQEDYQKVYNAIAEKIREDDDYDNYIGYGPVLVRLAWHCSGTWDKNDNTGGSFNGTYRFKQECNDPSNKGLQNAGEFLKPIFEEFPWISHGDLYTLGGVTAVQEMQGPKIPWRPGRVDQPESATPANGRLPDADTDAKYVRNYFARLNMNDREVVALMGAHALGKTHLENTGYEGPWGFANNTFTNEFFLNLLNEDWKWEKNEAGNMQWGSDKGFMMLPADMALVQDPKYLPIVKEYANDLDTFCKDFAKAFSKLLENGITYPEDSKPMYFKTLDEQDI comes from the coding sequence ATGTCCACTACAGCTGCATCCTTCGCTGCAAAGAGGTTCGTACCAAAGATCATTCCTCGAACATTCAACAAGAAATCATTCTATTTCATCACTGCTGCTACTGCTGCCGCTGGTACCGCTGCATTAACTGCTTCCCTTTACGACTCCAacaagagaagaagaaacaactatcaaaaaaacaataacaataacaacaatggATTCTCATCTGGAGCAAAATTCATGGCAGCAGCAGCTCCCATAATTCACTTAGCTTCCGCACCAAAGGACAAAACACAAGAAGATTATCAAAAAGTTTACAACGCCATCGCTGAGAAGATCagagaagatgatgattacGATAACTATATCGGATATGGCCCCGTCTTAGTACGTCTAGCATGGCATTGTTCCGGAACATGGGATAAGAACGATAATACGGGTGGTTCATTCAACGGTACGTATAGATTCAAGCAAGAATGTAATGATCCTTCTAATAAGGGATTACAAAATGCTGGAGAGTTTTTAAAGCCTatctttgaagaatttcCTTGGATTTCTCATGGTGATTTGTATACTTTAGGTGGTGTTACTGCGGTACAAGAAATGCAAGGTCCAAAGATTCCTTGGAGACCAGGGAGAGTTGATCAACCTGAAAGTGCTACTCCTGCTAATGGGAGATTGCCTGATGCGGATACTGATGCGAAATATGTTAGAAATTACTTTGCTAGattgaatatgaatgaTAGAGAAGTGGTTGCCTTGATGGGTGCTCATGCTTTGGGGAAGACTCATTTGGAAAATACTGGTTATGAAGGTCCATGGGGGTTCGCTAATAATACTTTCACTAATGAAttctttttgaatttattgaatgaagATTGGAAAtgggaaaaaaatgaagcTGGGAACATGCAATGGGGTTCTGATAAGGGTTTCATGATGTTACCTGCTGATATGGCATTGGTTCAAGATCCGAAATATTTGCCTATCGTTAAAGAATACGCTAATGATCTGGATACTTTCTGTAAGGATTTCGCAAAGGCATTCTCCAAGTTACTAGAAAACGGTATCACTTATCCGGAAGATAGCAAACCAATGTACTTCAAAACTTTAGACGAACAAGATATCTGA
- the PAM17 gene encoding Pam17p (similar to Saccharomyces cerevisiae PAM17 (YKR065C); ancestral locus Anc_1.196), translating into MFSSPAKLTAGTITRSLTSLPLRNSLMGSVSQRFMSTKNNDPKTNDNNQNLTWTNFFQLRKQQRRINVGSSAFTAFLGCNISWVYLSTMEIDPTQMIFGFDPLVVISAGLVASGALGYLFGPLFGSQLFKLTHRKSLNEFNLKNKEFLKHIIENRVDASSQSFSNPVPDYYGERVGSLKEYRQWLRDCHSYARKAKEFL; encoded by the coding sequence ATGTTCTCATCTCCAGCTAAACTTACTGCAGGGACAATTACAAGATCTTTAACATCTTTACCCTTAAGAAACTCTCTTATGGGCTCTGTCTCCCAAAGATTTATGTCTACCAAGAATAATGACCCCAAAACTAATGACAATAATCAAAACTTAACATGGACAAATTTCTTCCAATTGAGAAAACAACAACGTCGGATCAATGTCGGATCATCCGCTTTCACTGCATTCCTTGGGTGTAATATCTCATGGGTGTATCTTTCCACGATGGAAATAGATCCTACTCAAATGATATTTGGGTTTGATCCATTAGTGGTTATTTCCGCAGGTTTAGTCGCATCCGGTGCGTTAGGCTATTTGTTTGGTCCATTATTTGGATCTCAATTGTTTAAATTAACACATAGAAAATCCTTAAATGAgttcaatttgaaaaataaggaatttttaaaacatatcattgaaaatagaGTAGATGCTTCTTCACAAAGTTTTAGTAATCCTGTTCCAGACTATTATGGGGAGAGGGTCGGATCTTTAAAGGAATATAGGCAATGGTTAAGGGATTGTCATTCCTATGCAAGAAAGGCCAAAGAGTTCCTTTGA
- the OAF3 gene encoding Oaf3p (similar to Saccharomyces cerevisiae YKR064W; ancestral locus Anc_1.199), whose protein sequence is MSKIPKSQMFNSSEMLNGDYNDDNNDNNNNNKNDAGSNNIINQNHTPNNQSYNNNNTPNQPSRKRHRSTVVCTNCKKRKSKCDRSRPCGTCKRLGDGNSCFYIPEVPKVKPSKSRKSSISNIPINPVSNNNSGDDSPITTVIPPQASYGTHLLSTPHSNFMPKRVKLLKPSDRHTLTRSPDMVTTTSMQLITPIHHQEPEYINLIPNGYYIETKRSAVTLFSMFTDSSMDHRDPYLKAMTIFRSIAIEKTMQKLKVKQSDITNPSLPVSFETLTAFDSAKEQERQKQKRLQNAQAEERPLSAQQQLDEETRNQLHTSTSFYKQHQMIHKAIFEKFAKYRRNDSTRFDNLETIAKKYIPPRDLFLNKILPFFESNILDMIPIFNMRILTNEFEILYNRIETESSISLKDFDHVVYCIILIISRLTQLSLEFSKISHDLNQDILNLDSTKYIAIVNQYLFQMKTLRKCTLLQLQCLILLRFYHWCAPEDGDGQEAQQNQVLMGTIIASCKEVGINWTCLLETEGRFFKISKATRPNLEIMDASEYERIFKLIWCYVLFWDRKMCLVNGQECLIGKSFPFNGNKIGLDSWFVKIVELDHLIMKINDLINDLPSHVDLVQVEVLKDELENGFKVLQKYLHDKNHLNFEFQWMLDLFSLAILHAKMIFYEYDLNFMKFHSSAQQLWDQLIYVAQRCYSIFYNENSNDILNPFTKFYTNRIVEIVANKLCVLLPSFILRVSRFKQLDHSSRNLMVKFLYGISSIYFNEFGFEYYRCFKKMFTAKLSYKLLNRPMDKDAWQIILEFLVYELEFNKEQYENDKDYSKRTTLSEMLPLVTKLVEEIKMKTSTSSDDRKRIIDVWDSSVYPIGQYDSAFKLNLHEDIIEHFLIDKYTQNFNIFASFYDDASSQLAQSTANVDEKLRTKLQPQGKADVNVQPIIAAELDTLPSSWSNLAWLNDDLHSPPQDLSQEINPTDGLVEIEPSNFGLLQEIFEPLDFISFF, encoded by the coding sequence ATGTCAAAAATACCAAAGAGTCAGATGTTCAATTCCTCTGAAATGCTCAATGGAgattataatgatgataataatgacaataacaataataataagaatgatgctggaagtaataatataataaaccaAAACCATACGCCAAACAATCAATCgtataacaataataatacccCGAATCAACCATCAAGGAAACGTCATAGATCTACCGTCGTATGCACAAATTGtaagaaaaggaaaagtaAATGTGATAGAAGTAGACCCTGCGGAACTTGCAAAAGATTAGGCGATGGGAATTCATGCTTTTATATCCCAGAAGTACCGAAGGTAAAACCATCTAAATCACGtaaatcttcaatatcaaatattccaaTTAATCCagtatcaaataataacagtgGTGATGATTCTCCTATTACTACGGTTATCCCACCTCAAGCTTCTTATGGAACACATTTATTATCTACTCCTCATAGCAACTTCATGCCTAAGAGGgtgaaattgttgaaacCTTCCGATAGACATACTCTTACAAGATCTCCAGATATGGTTACAACAACGTCAATGCAATTAATTACTCCCATTCATCACCAAGAACcagaatatattaatctTATCCCCAATGGGTACTATATCGAGACGAAAAGGTCTGCAGTGACGTTATTCTCAATGTTTACAGATTCTTCAATGGATCATAGAGACCCATACTTGAAAGCCATGACTATATTTCGTAGTATTGCCATTGAAAAGACAATGCAAAAATTGAAGGTGAAACAGAGTGATATTACAAACCCAAGTTTACCAGTATCCTTTGAAACATTAACAGCATTTGATTCAGCAAAGGAACAAGAACGACAAAAGCAAAAAAGACTACAAAATGCACAAGCTGAAGAAAGACCATTATCAgcacaacaacaattagatgaagaaacaagaaatcaaCTACATACTTCTACTTCCTTTTATAAACAACATCAAATGATACATAAGgcaatttttgaaaaattcgCCAAATATAGAAGAAATGATTCAACAagatttgataatttagaaacaatcgctaaaaaatatatccCACCCCGAGATTTATTCctcaataaaatattaccaTTTTTTGAATCTAATATACTCGATATGATCCctattttcaatatgaGAATTTTGactaatgaatttgaaatactTTATAATAGGATTGAAACagaatcatcaatatcattaaaagATTTTGATCATGTAGTTTATTGCATTATTCTAATCATATCACGTTTGACacaattatcattagaGTTCTCTAAGATTTCTCATGATTTAAATCAAGATATTTTAAACTTAGATTCAACGAAATATATAGCAATAGTAAATCAATATTTATTCCAAATGAAAACTTTGAGAAAATGTACATTGTTACAATTACAATGTCTAATCTTATTGAGATTCTATCATTGGTGTGCACCTGAAGACGGGGATGGTCAAGAAGCTCAACAAAATCAAGTACTTATGGGTACCATTATTGCTAGTTGTAAAGAAGTAGGTATTAATTGGACGTGTCTATTAGAAACTGAAGgaagatttttcaaaatttcaaaggCAACAAGACCAAATTTAGAGATTATGGATGCCTCAGAGTATGAACgaatttttaaattaatTTGGTGTTATGTCTTATTTTGGGATAGGAAGATGTGTCTTGTTAATGGTCAAGAATGTTTGATTGGGAAATCTTTCCCCTTTAACGGTAATAAGATTGGATTGGATTCTTGGTTTGTTAAGATTGTAGAATTGGATCATTTGATTAtgaaaattaatgatttaattaatgatttaccATCTCACGTGGATTTAGTTCAAGTGGAAGTCTTAAAGGATGAACTGGAGAATGGATTTAAAGTCTTGCAAAAGTATTTGCATGATAagaatcatttgaatttcGAATTTCAATGGATGTTAGATTTGTTTTCGTTAGCAATTTTACACGCCAAAATGATCTTTTATGAAtatgatttaaattttatGAAATTTCATAGCTCAGCACAACAATTATGGGATCAATTAATATATGTGGCACAAAGATGTTATTCCATTTTCTACAATGAGAATTCAAATGATATATTGAACCCTTTTACTAAATTTTACACTAATAGAATTGTTGAAATTGTTGCTAATAAACTTTGTGTGTTGTTACCAAGTTTTATCCTGAGAGTAAGTAGATTCAAACAATTGGATCattcttcaagaaatttgatGGTTAAATTCTTATATGGTATCTCGTCGAtttatttcaatgaatttggatttgaatattacagatgttttaaaaaaatgttCACTGCTAAATTAAGTTACAAGTTACTGAATCGACCCATGGATAAAGATGCATGGCAAATTATATTAGAATTTTTAGTCTATGAATTAGAGTTCAATAAAGAACAATAcgaaaatgataaagattATAGTAAGAGAACAACATTATCCGAAATGCTTCCCTTAGTGACGAAATTGgttgaagaaataaaaatgaaaacttCAACATCATCTGATGatagaaaaagaattatcGATGTTTGGGATTCATCTGTTTATCCTATTGGACAATATGATTCTGCATTCAAGTTAAATCTTcatgaagatattattgaacATTTCCTAATTGACAAATATACTCAAAACTTCAATATCTTCGCATCATTCTATGATGATGCTAGTTCACAACTTGCTCAAAGTACTGCTAATGTTGATGAGAAATTAAGAACGAAATTACAACCTCAAGGTAAAGCAGACGTAAATGTTCAACCAATAATTGCTGCTGAATTGGATACTTTACCTTCATCATGGTCCAACCTTGCCTGGTTAAATGATGATCTGCATAGTCCACCACAAGACCTTTCCCAAGAAATTAATCCAACTGATGGGCTAGTAGAGATTGAACCTTCCAACTTTGGTTTGTTGCAAGAGATTTTCGAACCATTGGATTtcatatcatttttttga